In the genome of Luteitalea pratensis, the window GCGTGAGTGCCTGCAATTGGGCGAGGCGCTGGCGCGCGAGGTACGCGGCCACGAGATCCGCGCGCGCGGCGGTCGTGCCGGCGACCGCAGTCGTCACCAGGGGGAGGACGCCCGTGAGGACCGTGGCGAGCAGGGCTGCGGCAATCACGGCCTCGAGCAGGGACGACCCGCGTGCGCAACGCCAAGGCACCATGCCCTTCGTCGTGGCAAACGATGGGCCACTCGCGATCGGTGCATATTGGCGCGGATTGCTGCGACTCGTGTCGAGTCGATCGCGATTTCGGAGAGGTCGACGCGGGTCGCGGATCGCAGCTTCTGCGAGGTGCCCGCCGACGTCGGGAAGGGGATGCGACTAGGAGACGCGCTCGACGTGCACCAGGTACAACACGCCGTCGACGTCGCCGTCCGAGTCGCGCAGCGGCACGGCGATCACGGGCACGGCTGCGCCCGGCGCTCCGGGGCCAACCAGCGAGGCATCACGACGTGCGTCGGCACGCAGGCAGTCCTGCGCCACGGCCCGGAGCGACTCAGTGCCATCGAGGGTCCAGAGCACTTGCCCCTCCACCGATTCCCGCAGTCCGAGCCATCGCAGCGCCTCACCGTTGGCGACGCGCAGATTGCCGTCGCGGCCGAGGACGAAGAGCCCGTGCGGCAGGCTCTCGACCACCTGGTGCAGGAACCCGTCGAGGGCCTCGAAGCGCGCCTGTTGTGCGAGCTCCTGGCCACGCATGCGTGTGAGGGCGTCGGTCATGGCCGACGCCAGGCCCGCCTCGCTGGTGCGGCCGCGGAAGCGAGCCGCCTCGAGGTGCGCCTGACGACGGGAGGCGCGGCGCAGCGCGTACGCCAACAAGGCGCTGAAGAACACCAGCGGGGCGACGAGCCACAAGTAGGTCACGATCGGCATCAGCGGTAGAACCCAAGATACCAGTCCAGGACCGGTTGTCCCACGAGGGACGCCGCCAGCGCGGCCGGGGCCAGGAATGCGCCGAACGGGAGCGCGGTGGTCCTGGCGTCCGCCTTGAAGGCCAGCAGGATGGCACCGATGAGTCCGCCGGCGATGGAGGAGCCTACCAGCGTCAGCAGCATGAGCGGCCAGCCGAGCACGGCGCCAATCATGGCCAGCATCTTCACGTCGCCCATGCCCATGCCTTCGACGCCGCGAAGGCGCTCGTAGGCCTCGCCAGTGGCCCAGAGGACGCCGCCGCCGAGCAGCACGCCGATGAGCGCGGACTGGAAACCCGGCGGGAACACGAGCGCCGATGCGATCAGCCCGGCCACGGTGCCGCCGACGGTGACCTCGTTGGGCAGGATCCGGCAGTCGAGGTCGGTGAAGAAGAGCACGAGCAGTGCGGAGGCGAATGCCAGGCGCACGAACAGCAGCGGCTCCCAGGGGAACAGCAGGCCGTGCGCGGCCCACAACCCGGCGTTGAGCAGTTCGACGAGGGGATACCGCCAGTGGATGCGCTCGCGGCAGAAGCCGCAGCGGCCGCCGAGGGCGATCCAGCTCACCACCGGGACGTTGTGGTACCACCGCAGCGGGCGTTGGCAGGATGGGCAATGGGAGGCCGGGAATGCGACCGACAGGTCGCGCGGCAGCCGGTAGATGCAGACGTTGAGGAAGCTGCCCACCAGCAGCCCCAGTACGCCGAGCAGCACGGCCGCGGCCACTGGCGTCACTGGATGGCCTTTCGCGCGGCCGACAAGCCCCTCGGCTCCGCCGGGAGTGGCCACAGCGGCGACTGCCGACCCACGTCGACGCGTCCGGAGTTCATGTCAATCGCGTAAGGGACGCCTGTCGGATCGATGGGAATGGTCGTCAGGATGCCAGCCTGCAGCAATTGCACCCACGACCAGGGCGCCGTGAGACCGCCCAGGCGCGCGCGGGCGAGGAGCGCCTGCAGCTGATCGACCTGATCGAGCGCGTCGAGCTGGACCAGGCGGCGCTGCGCATCGCGGCGCAGGAAGTCGTTGTCGGGCGTCTGTGCGAGCGCGCGCCACAGCAGCCGCGACGTCTTCCGGTCACCGCCCTCGGCCAGCGTCACGGCCGCGAGCGACTGCATCCACCACGGCGAGCCCGGTACCGCGGCGCCCTTCGAGAAGGCGGCGGCGGCCTTCGTATAGTCGCCGGTCCACCAATAGTGCACGAAGCCGATGTCCTGGAAGTACTGCCATTGATCGGGAGTCGCGGCGACGCCCTTCTCGAGCAGGCGGACGGCGAGATCGGGTCGGCCCGGACCACCCGGTGGCGCTTCGGACAGGAAGATTGCGCCAAAACGGTACGCGACGACGAAACGCGGATCCAGCGCTGTCGCGAGATCGAGGAACGGGTACAGGTTCTCGAACGTGCGTGGCCCGGCGGTCCTGAGCCGGGTGGCGCCGAAATCCTGCAAGGCGCGCATCCAGTACAGGTCGGCGGCGAGCATGTCGAACGACAGCGCCACGCGCTTGGCCACGGCCGGGGTCTGCAGGTACAGGACGGCCGGCAGTTCACGCTCGGGACGCAGCCGGATCGTCATCGTCTGCAGCGGCATCGCCGAGGCCAGCAGGACCGAGGCGCCGATCAGCCAGGGAAGGCGTCGCGTCACTTGAAGTCCCGTCGCTGGAAGATCGCGACTGCGATCGACAACATGGCGGCGCTGTACACGATGCCGTAGCCGACCGATGCCAGGACCTGCGCTGCCGGGACCGGCATGCCATGCACCACTTCCGCCTTGATGTCGAACAGCGCGAGGTTCGGCAGCACCCACGAGACCAGCCATGCCCCCCATGCCGTCGCGCCTGACGCGCCGACCTGCTCGATCGCCCGAAGGTCCCCCACGAAGTGGCCAGCCACCCAGATGGCGGACGTGAACGTGGCCGACAGCAACGCCGACGAGTAGGTCGAGAACAACAACGCGATGGCCGTAACGACCGCGAGTTCGACGTAGATGAGCGCGAGGGCAGCGAGCAGCCGCGGATCGAGGGCCGGGGCGGTCCAGATCGCCTGCACGCCAGGCGGGGTCAGGGCGCCATAGACGGCCAGGACCGCGAACAGCGCGACGGCCATCACGACGATGTTCACGCCGAGCGTGAGCAACAACCCGACGTACTTCCCGAGGAGGAAGGTGGGCCGACTCACCGGCTTGGAGAGCGTCGCATGCACGCTGCGGCGCTCCACCTCGCGCGCCACGAGCTGGATGCCGATGAACACCGCGATGCCGACCCCGAACAGCAACGACGCGGCGAGCCCGAGGTCCTTGATGATCTTGACGTCCTGCCCGGCCGCCAGTTGCCCGATTACCAGCGAGGCGCCGACCAGCAGCACGGCAAACAGCAGCAGGTTGTAGAAGACGCGATCCCGCACGGCCTCGCGAAACGTGTTCAGCGCCACCGCGCGCACCAGGCCCATATCAGGCCACCTCCGCGCCGGGCACGTCGCGGCGCTTGCCCTCGACGTGCTTGAGGAAGACGTCCTCGAGGGTCTCGCGTACCGGCTGCAGCGACAGGACGCGGGCGCCGGCAGCGCTTGCCAGTTGCAGCAAGGGCTCGGGCGCCTGGGCTCCGGGGATATGCGCCTGGATTCTACCCGCCGCGAGCACTGTCAGGGTCGCGCCCGCCTCGCGGAGCCGCGCCTCGAGGGCAGGACTGGTGCCGTCGAGCAGCATCTCCCATGCCCGCACGGAGAACTCCACGAGTTCGGTCATGCTACCGAGGGCCTGCAGACGACCGGCGGCAAGAATCGCGACGCGGCTGCACAGGGTCTCGGCGTCCGACAGGATGTGGCTGCTGAAGACGACGGTCTTGCCCTCGTCGCGCAGCGACAGGATCAGCGCACGCACGTCGCGTCGACCGATCGGATCGAGGCCCGACATCGGCTCGTCCAGGATCACCAGGTCAGGGTCCTGGACGAGCGCCTGCGCCACGCCGAGGCGCTGCACCATCCCTTTCGAATAGCGGCGGACCGCCATCCGCCGTTCGGCGCCGAGCCCCACGCGGTCGAGCAGGATGGTGCCGCGGGCACGGGCGTCTGCCGGACGCAGTCCACAGAGTTGCCCGAAGTACGCCAGCAGTTCTTCACCGGTCAGGTAGTCGTACAAGACCGGATTCTCGGGAAGGAATCCGACACGGCGGCGGGACGCGACGTTGGCGACCGGCAGCCCGAACAGGTGTGCCGTGCCGGAGGTCGGCGCGACGAGCCCCATCAGGATCTTGAGTGTCGTGCTCTTGCCGGCGCCGTTCGGGCCGAGACAGCCGAAGACCTCGCCCGGCGAGACCGTGAGGCTCAGCCCGTCCAGGGCACGATACGGGCGCGGCCGCCAGAAACCGACCGGGTAGTCCTTCGTGAGGCGATCGACGGCGATGACCGGTTCAGGCATGTCGTGCGAGCAGGTGCCGACCACACGAGGGCAGGCGCCTGCTGTATCGGCCGCCGGTGCGCGTTACTTGACTGCGGGCGCGGCGGCCTTGCCGATTTCGTACTCGAGGATGTAGTCGAGGACCTTCGGATTGATGCCCCCGGGAATGCGCACCCCGTTGATGAAGAACGTCGGTGTCGACTGCACGCCCAGGCTGGCGCCGAGGGCCGTGTCGCTCTTGATGGCAGGCAGGACGGCCGCGTAGCGGGCGTCGAAATCCTTGATGCCCGCAACCTCCTCTAAGCCTTCCTTGACCTTGTCCGGCGACAACGAGGCCTGGTTGGCGAACAGCCAGTGCTCGAACTCATTCGACTTGCCGACGCTGCGTGCCATGCGGACACCGGCGGCGGCCTCGCAGGCAGCCCCGTGCTGGCCTGTTGGCGCGCTCGCGTTGCATTCACTCTCGAGCGGGAAATCACGCGTGAGGTGCTTGACCTTTCCGGGGGCCTGCCGCTCCCACTTCTGCCAGATCGGTTCGTACAGCTCGAAGGTCTGGCGGCACGGCGGGCACTGGTAGTCGTTGAACTTCACGACCACGACCGACGCGCCCTCGGCATCGGCCGGCACGATCATGCGTGGCTGCTGATCGAACGAGAGGCGCAACTGCGCCTTCTGGTCGTCGGTCAGGGGCGGCTCGGCAGCGGCCTGCGCGACCGCCGCGGCGGCGCGCGCGGCTGGCGTCTCGGCAGCGGCCTCGGGATCCTTCGGGAAGAACGCGGCGGACGCGGCCGTGGCCCCGATGACGACGGCGACGGCGGCAATGGCCAGCGGATTGGCCACGAGGCGACGCAGGTCGCGGGACAGGCGGTCGGGGACGTCGATCATGGGGGTGGAGGCTGCGGCTCCGGCGATGAAGAACAGGCCGACGACAGCCGCGTAGGTCGCCAGGCACAGCAGGCACAGGGTGCCGAGGACGAAGATGGTGGCCCACGCGAGATAGAGCACGAAACCGAGCCCACCGAGGGCCGCTACCAGCAGGTAACTCGCGAGCGCGTCGAGACGACGCCCGAGGGACAGCAGCGCGAGCAACGCGGCGAAGTAGCCGGCGCCGAGAACCGACACGGGCACGCCCAAGAGCCGCCCGTACTGGCTCTGATACGCCTGCGTGCAACTGAAGGTGGCGTTGACGTCACAGAAGCTTTCGTAGCCCGGCGTGGTGGCCAACTGGTAGTGCACGAAGGCCGCGGCACCGGAGGCCGCCAACCCGATCAGGACACAAACGAGAGCTGCAGTATAGGCGCGCGAAGACATGTGATCAGATGAATCCTAGCATGCCATCACACGAGCTTCGGGTCGCCACGACGGGCCGGACCGGGCCGTATCGCAGCATGCCCCTGGGGATCAATTGATGGGCGAGATCGTCGCGCCTGCGACAAACGGCTCGGGCGGCGCGACGCCGTTGGTGTCCTGCCAGATCGTGCCGACGTGATTGGTGGCAAACGCGCGGCGGCCTGTGTTGCCAGCGAGTGGTTGCGCGCGGAAGTAGAAGCCCGTACGTGTGGGCTGCCCGGTGCAGTCGGCGCCGGCAGCCTTGGATCCCAGTGCGCCCACCAGTTGAAAGGAGAACCCGCTCTTCGGTGTGATGTCCAGGTCCGGCGACGCAAACCGCTCGGTGACCAGCATCGTGAGCGACGTTGTGTAGGCGCCGTTGCCGCAGACGTTGGAGAACGTCGATTGCGCGCTGACCAACGTCCGGAGGGTCTGCACCGCCGAGGCCTCGTTGGCCGAGGATTTCGCGGCGATCAGCATGGGCGCCGCAATCGCCGAGAGGATGCCGATCAACGCGACGACGATCAGCAGTTCGATGAGGGTAAACCCCCGGACGGAGAGCATGGATGTGCGCGCACCAAGTGGCTTGGTCATGACGACCTGATCCATTGCAACATGCGGGCCATGGTTGAGCCAGTGCGCCGCGGCGCTTGCACCGTGATGTCGGGCCGCCAGGGGTGCCGCCGCGGGGCCGGTGCGCGTCGAGAGGCGTGGGTCACTTCGCCACCTGACGCACGAAGCCGTTGAACCAGGCGACTTTTCCGGTGCATACACGCCAAAAGGCCGGCGCAAGGCCGGCCTTTCGGTTCCATCGAGTTGGTCTGGCAGTCGGTGACTACTCGACCGGGGTGATGTTGGGCACTGCCACCGCGAGCGGCTCCGGCAGGATGCCGCCCGTGATGTCCTGGAACACCGTGCCGCGTTCGTCGGTTGCAAACGAGCGCGACCCAGTCGACCCGAGCTGCTGCGGCACTGCGAGGGCGTAGTAGCCGGACCGCGCAGCCGCGGCCGAGGCGTTGCACGTTGCGGCCGCCGCCGTCACGTCGACGGTGGCCGTGGCCGCCGCCTGCACGCCGACGTCGTAGCCACTCTTGCCCGCGCTGTTGGCGAGGGCGCCCACGCCGCCGGCCGACGGGTTGTTGATCGGGTCGAGGTCGGGGCTGATGAAGGCGGCCGTGCTGGTGCCCGCGGTTGCCGGCAGGAGCAGGTCGTTCAGGCTCTGGGCGAAGCCGCCCGCGGCGCAGCTGGCCGCGTAGGTGGCCTGGCCGCTGTTGATCGCGCGCATCGACCCGATGGCGGACGCCTCGTTGCCCGACATACGGGCGCGGAGCAGGCCCGGGATGGCGATGGCGGCGATGATCCCGATGATGGCGACGACGATGAGCAGTTCGATGAGCGTGAAGCCCTTGGCGTTGCGAATTTTCATGGTGTCCAGTCTCCTCTGAGCGTCCTGTTTGTGGCCCGTGCATGGAGGGCGCTCCCCAGCGTCCCCCGTAACCTTCATGCCCACTGATAAAGCAAGCACGGTGCCACCCGAACTCTGGGCGCCCGATCGGCCAGGACCGCCGGAAAAACCGAGATTTTGACGTCGCCGGCGGTCGGACGGCCGTCAGGCCTGCTCACAGGATCGAGAACGCGGTGACGATTCCTGTCACCAGCGACAACTGACGTTACCTCGAAGCGCCGGAAGTTGTCACAAGGACGGAGGAGGAGGAGCGAGGACGGAGGAAGGAGGACGGAGGAGGGAGGTAGGAGAGAGGACCGAGGTCGAGGAGCAAGCACGGAAGGGGGAGGCAGGAGAGAGAGGACCGAGGAGCGAGGAAGGAGGTAGGAGAGAGGAACGAGGTCGAGGAGGGAGGACAGAGGATAGGAAGAGGACGGAGCTCCGAGGGAGAACCGGCGGAAGGACCTCAGTCCTCGCCCCTCCGTCCTTCCTCCGTCCTCCGTCCTCTTCTCCTCTGTCCTTTCTAGAGGTTGTACTTCTTCGCGTAGTAGCGGAAGCTGCGGAAGCTCATGCCGAGGAGGTCGGCGGCGCGCATCTTCACGCCGTCGGTCCGGCGGAGGGCTTCGGCGAGGTACTCGCGCTCGATGTCCTGGACGTGGCGCTCGAGATCGAAGCCTTCGTCTGGAAAGAGCGGCGCCGGCAGGCTCGGGCTGGTGCTCCCGCAGGGTAGCGTCGACGCGGCGCTGCCGGCCGTTGGCGCGACCACCAGCAGGTGGTCCGGCAGGCTGGCGAGCTTGACGGCGGCCGTGGTCTCGAGGGCGACAGCGCGCTCGAGCACGTTCTCGAGCTCACGGATGTTGCCGGGCCACGCATGGCGCATGAGGGCGTCGAGCGCCTCGGCCGACAGATCCGCACCGGGCCGGCGCATCTCGCGCGCGAACCGCTGCACGAAATGCCGTGCCAGCAGCGGGATGTCGTCGCGTCGTTCGCGCAGCGCCGGCAGGGCCACAGGGATGACGTTGACCCGGTAGTACAGGTCCTCGCGGAAGGTGCCGTCGGCGACCATCCTCACGAGATCGCGATTGGTTGCGGCGATGATGCGGATGTCGGCCGCGAGTTCCTCGTTGCCGCCGACCCGCCGGTAACGACGCTCCTGCAGCACGCGCAGCAGCTTCACCTGCATGAGCGGGCTCATCTCGCCGAGTTCGTCGAGGAAGATCGTCCCCTTCTCGGCCTGCTCGATCAGCCCGCGCTTGGTGTGCAGCGCACCGGTGAAGGCGCCCCTCTCGTGGCCGAACAGCTCGGACTCGAGCAGCGTCTCGGTCAGCGCGCCGCAGTTGAGGGCAACAAACGGGCGCTCGGTCCGCGGCGACAACCGATGGATGGCGCGCGCCGCCATCTCCTTGCCGGTCCCCGACTCACCGGTGATGAGGACGGTGCTCGACGTGCCGGCGATGGCTTCGATCAGCGCGAACACGCGCTGCATTGCGGGACCGCGGCCGATCATCGAGTCGCTCGCATGCGGCCGCCCGTCATCGGCCGACGCCGGCGCCTCGTCGGCCGTGGCGCCCCGTTCCCGCAACTGGCGGCGCTCCAGGGCCTGCGCCACGACGCACTTCATCTCGTCGATGTCGAACGGCTTGCTGATGTAGTCGACCGCCCCCGTGCGCAAGGCCTCGATCGCGGTCTGCGTCGACGAGAACGCCGTCATGAGAATGCCCGGCAACTCGGGCTGCAGGGCCTTGGCCTCGCGCAGCACGTCGATGCCGCTGCAGTCCGGCATGCGGATGTCCGAGATGAGCAGGTCGAAGGCGCGCTGACGCAGGGAGGCCAGCGCCTGCGACCCGTTTTCGGCAGCGACCACCTCGTGGCCGTCGCGCGTCAGCATGATCGCGAGGAACTCGCGCATCGAGCGCTCGTCGTCCACGACAAGGATGCGTGACGGCGCGCCTGTCAGAACCTGCGGCACCGACATGGGTTCAGGCGCTCCGGAGGATCGAATGGACTTGCGCGCGAGCCGGCTGCGCCGGCAACGAGACGATGACCTCGGTGCCCGCCCCCGGCGTCGACTGCACCGAGACGCGGCCGCCGTGATCGGTCACGATCCGCCGGACGATCGCGAGGCCGAGGCCACTGCCCTGCCTGAACCCGCTCTGGAAGGGCTGGAACATGCGCTCGATGTCGGCCGCTGCCATCCCCACTCCCTCGTCGCGCACCGAGAACCGCACCGAGGCGCCAGCCGTTTCGACCACGGCCTGCACGCCGAGGTGCAGCACGCCGCCCTCCGGCATGGCCTTGAGGCCGTTGCTCGCCAGGTTCCAGAGCACCTGCCGCACCTGCGCCTCGTCGACGTCGTGGTGGACCGCTTCGGCCGCGTCGACGCGGACCGTGATCGACGGCGTGGTGTCCTCGGCCTGCTGCTGCAGCAACGCGCCGATTTCCCGGACGAGGCGCGCCACGTCCACGCGCGAGCGGCTCACGCGCTGCGGGCCGGCGTACGACAGGAAGTTCTTGATGATGTCGTTCAGGCGCTGCGACTCGCGTAGCACGATGTCGAGCAGCCTCGCCTGATCGTCGCGCAGGCTCAGTTCACGTCGCAGCAACTGGATGGATCCGCTCATCGACGCCAACGGGTTGCGGATCTCGTGGGCGATGCCCGCGGCCATCTCACCGACCGCGGCGAGACGCTCCTGCCGCTGCCGTTCCGACTCCCGCTGGTTGATCAGCGTCAGGTCCTGGAAGGTCACGAGCTGGCCAGCCCGGGCACCGCCACCAGCAAGCAGCGGCGCGACGGTCGCACCGAGTTCGATGACGTTGCCGTCGATGCGCGTGAAGGTGCATTCCTGGCGAACCGGCAGGCCGGTGTCCGCGATCGCCGTCGGCAGCGGCAGCACCCGATCCATCGGCTGCCCCAGCACATCGTCGGCACGACGGCCGGTGATGGTTTCGGCGGTGCGGTTGAAGAGGACGACGACGCCCTGCGCGTCGGTCACGATGAGACCGCCGGCCATGCTGTCGATGACGCGCTGGCTGAGGGTGGTCAGGTCCGCGAGGCTGGTGGTGGCGCGCTGCAGGTCCGCACCGGTGCGCGTCAGCGATTCAGAGAGATGCCCCACGAGCAACGCCGTCGCGATGCCGCCGCCGACGTTGGCGACGATGGTGTACGCCGCGAGCGGCACGGGCGGCAACAGGCCCTGCTGCAGCGGCACGCGCAGCGACGCGGGAGCCGGCAACCAGCCATACTGCACGGCCGCCAACAGGACCACGCCGGTGCCGACGGCAGAGGCCGCGCGCAATCCGCCGGCGCGGCCGCCAAGGACACTCGCGGCAAGCACTGGCAGGAGCATCAATGGGCTGTAGGCACTCAGCAGGCCGCCAGTGCTCCAGACGACCGCCAGCACGATCAGCGCATCCGCCCAGAACTGCGCGGCGAGACCGCGCGGCGAGATCCGCTCGCCGACGAGCAGGCCGACACCGCTGTTTGCCAGCGGCACGACGGGCAGCAGGCCGAGCCAGACGGCTTGCGACAGCCGACCCTGCCCGGCGGTGAACGCGGCCAGCGGCGCCAGCAGCGCGACCGCGACCAGTGCGCGCAGGCCTGCCAGCCACATCAGGGCCGTCCACCGTGGCCGCGACGGCCACGGTGCGGAACCCGACAGGGGGAAGATCGCCGACGTCGGCGTCGCCATCGCTAGGTGAGCTTCGAGATGAGGTCGAAGATCGGCAGGTACATCGAGATGACGATGCCGCCGACGATGACGCCGAGGAACGAGATCATGATCGGTTCGAGCAGCGTCAGCAGGCCGGCGACGGCGGTGTCGACTTCGTCCTCGTAGAAGTCCGCGATCTTGGCCAGCATCATGTCGAGGGCGCCGGTCGCCTCACCGACGCCGATCATCTGCGTGACCATCGGCGGGAACACCTTGGTGTCCTGCAGCGGCTTGGAGACCGTCTCGCCGCGCTCGATGCTGGAGCGCGTCTCCATGATCGCGTCCTCGATGATGGCGTTGCCGGCGGTGCGGGCGGTGATTTCGAGGCCGTCGAGCAGTGGCACGCCGGAACTGATCAGGGTCGAGAGCGTGCGGCAAAACCGGGCGACGGCGACCTTGCGCAGGATCATGCCGAGAATCGGGGACTTGAGAAGCAGGCTGTCGATGACGTGCCGGCCCTGGTTGGTGCGGTAGTACGTGCGGATGGCGAAGGCGATGGCGCCGAGGCCCATGATCAGCAGCGGTCCGTACGTGACCAGGCCGTTGCTCATGGCGATCACGATGCGCGTCGGCAGCGGCAACTGCGCGCCGAGGCCGGCAAACATCTGCGCGAACGTCGGGATCACCTTCCACAGGATGACCGCGACGACGATGGCAGCGATGACGATCACCGCGACCGGGTAGATCATCGCCGACTTGACCTGGCCGATGAGCTTGACGTTCTTCTCGATGTAGGTCGCGAGGCGCTTCAGGATGGTGTCGAGGATGCCGCCCGCCTCACCAGCCTGGACCATGTTCGTGAACAGCGCGTCGAACGTACGCGGATGCTTGCGCATCGCCTCGGCCAGCGACATGCCGCTTTCGACGTCCTCGCGCACCTTGAGGATGGTCGCCGCGAACTTCTTGTGCGGCTCCTGGCGCCCGAGGATGTCGAGACACTGGACCAGCGGCAGGCCGGCGTCGATCATGACGCTGAACTGTCGCGTGAAGATCGCCAGGCTCTTGGCCGGTACCTTGCCCCCGGCGGTAGCCACCCGGCGGCGTGCCTTCACGGGGTCGATCCGCGTGATCAGGATCTGCTCGCGCCGCAGCGAGGCGACGGCCGCCGCGAGCGAGTCCGCGTGCCGCTCGCCGTTGACGTTTTCGCCCGTGTGTGTCCGTCCCGAGAATGCGAATGCCTGCATCAGTTCACCCTTCACAAACGGCCGTCGGCATCGGGCCATCGGCCTTCCAATCCGCTGGTAGGGGGCGGTTCCCCGGCGTGTCCCACCGCAGGCCTGGCGGAGGTGGCGCCGCCCGCCCATGGCTTTTGCAGTCCTGCGGTCCTGCAGTCCATGTCTCTGCGTCCCTGCGTCCCTGCGTCCTGTGGCCCTGTGTTCCTGTGTTCCTGTGACTATCGCCTCGCCGGCACGCCCGTCATCACCGGGCGATTCAGGCCCGCACCCGGCACGACGCCGCTGCCGCGGTGGATCATCTCCTGCAGTTCGTCCTTCATCGACGATGCCGACATCGCCGTCTCGAGGGTGATCTGCCGCGACATGTACAGCGAGGCGAGCGACTGGTTCATCGTCTGCATGCCGAGCTTCTCCTGGCCGGCCTGCATCATCGAGTAAATCTGGTGCACCTTGTCGTCGCGAATCAGGTTGCGGATCGCCGGCGTCGGCACCAGCACCTCGAGCGACACGACACGCCCCGCGCCGTTGGACTTGCGCAGCAGTGACTGGCACACGATGCCTTCGAGCACGAGGCTCAACTGAGTGCGGATCTGCGACTGCTGGTGTGCCGGAAAGACGTCGATGATGCGGTTGATCGTCTGCGCCGCGGAGTTGGTGTGCAGCGTTGCGAACGTGAGGTGGCCGGTCTCGGCTATGCGCAGGGCCGACTCGATCGTCTCGAGGTCGCGCATTTCGCCGATCAGCACGACGTCGGGGTCCTCACGCAGCGCCGCGCGCAGGGCCAGCGCGAAGCCCTGCGTGTCGCTGTGCACCTCGCGCTGGTTGACGATGCAGCCCTTGTGCTGGTGGATGTACTCGATCGGATCCTCGATGGTGAGGATGTGCTCGTGCCGCTCGTTGTTGATCTTGTCGATCATCGCGGCCAGCGTCGTCGACTTGCCGCTGCCGGTCGGACCGGTGACGAGGACGAGGCCGCGCGGCCGCTCGGAGAGCTTGGCGAGAATCGGCGGCAGGTTCAGCTCCTGGAACCCGCGCACCTTCTCGGGAATCAGGCGGTAAACCGAGGCGACGGCGCCGCGCTGATTGAAGATGTTGCAGCGGAAGCGGCCGACGCCGCGGATGCCGAACGAGAAGTCGAGTTCCTGCGTTTCCTCGAACCGCTTCTTCTGGGCGTCCGTGCAGACGCTGTAGGCCAGCTGCTTGGTTTCGGGCGCGGTCAGCGGCGCCAGCTTGAGCGGCACCAGCTTGCCGTGCACGCGCACGGTCGGCGGCGCACTCGTGGTGAGGTGGAGGTCGGATCCATCGAGTTCCACCGTCGTCTTCAGCAGTTCGGGCAGTGTCGCCATGAT includes:
- a CDS encoding type II secretion system protein; the encoded protein is MTKPLGARTSMLSVRGFTLIELLIVVALIGILSAIAAPMLIAAKSSANEASAVQTLRTLVSAQSTFSNVCGNGAYTTSLTMLVTERFASPDLDITPKSGFSFQLVGALGSKAAGADCTGQPTRTGFYFRAQPLAGNTGRRAFATNHVGTIWQDTNGVAPPEPFVAGATISPIN
- a CDS encoding ABC transporter ATP-binding protein, translated to MPEPVIAVDRLTKDYPVGFWRPRPYRALDGLSLTVSPGEVFGCLGPNGAGKSTTLKILMGLVAPTSGTAHLFGLPVANVASRRRVGFLPENPVLYDYLTGEELLAYFGQLCGLRPADARARGTILLDRVGLGAERRMAVRRYSKGMVQRLGVAQALVQDPDLVILDEPMSGLDPIGRRDVRALILSLRDEGKTVVFSSHILSDAETLCSRVAILAAGRLQALGSMTELVEFSVRAWEMLLDGTSPALEARLREAGATLTVLAAGRIQAHIPGAQAPEPLLQLASAAGARVLSLQPVRETLEDVFLKHVEGKRRDVPGAEVA
- a CDS encoding PAS domain-containing protein — its product is MPIVTYLWLVAPLVFFSALLAYALRRASRRQAHLEAARFRGRTSEAGLASAMTDALTRMRGQELAQQARFEALDGFLHQVVESLPHGLFVLGRDGNLRVANGEALRWLGLRESVEGQVLWTLDGTESLRAVAQDCLRADARRDASLVGPGAPGAAVPVIAVPLRDSDGDVDGVLYLVHVERVS
- a CDS encoding sigma-54-dependent transcriptional regulator, which gives rise to MSVPQVLTGAPSRILVVDDERSMREFLAIMLTRDGHEVVAAENGSQALASLRQRAFDLLISDIRMPDCSGIDVLREAKALQPELPGILMTAFSSTQTAIEALRTGAVDYISKPFDIDEMKCVVAQALERRQLRERGATADEAPASADDGRPHASDSMIGRGPAMQRVFALIEAIAGTSSTVLITGESGTGKEMAARAIHRLSPRTERPFVALNCGALTETLLESELFGHERGAFTGALHTKRGLIEQAEKGTIFLDELGEMSPLMQVKLLRVLQERRYRRVGGNEELAADIRIIAATNRDLVRMVADGTFREDLYYRVNVIPVALPALRERRDDIPLLARHFVQRFAREMRRPGADLSAEALDALMRHAWPGNIRELENVLERAVALETTAAVKLASLPDHLLVVAPTAGSAASTLPCGSTSPSLPAPLFPDEGFDLERHVQDIEREYLAEALRRTDGVKMRAADLLGMSFRSFRYYAKKYNL
- a CDS encoding vitamin K epoxide reductase family protein, with the protein product MSSRAYTAALVCVLIGLAASGAAAFVHYQLATTPGYESFCDVNATFSCTQAYQSQYGRLLGVPVSVLGAGYFAALLALLSLGRRLDALASYLLVAALGGLGFVLYLAWATIFVLGTLCLLCLATYAAVVGLFFIAGAAASTPMIDVPDRLSRDLRRLVANPLAIAAVAVVIGATAASAAFFPKDPEAAAETPAARAAAAVAQAAAEPPLTDDQKAQLRLSFDQQPRMIVPADAEGASVVVVKFNDYQCPPCRQTFELYEPIWQKWERQAPGKVKHLTRDFPLESECNASAPTGQHGAACEAAAGVRMARSVGKSNEFEHWLFANQASLSPDKVKEGLEEVAGIKDFDARYAAVLPAIKSDTALGASLGVQSTPTFFINGVRIPGGINPKVLDYILEYEIGKAAAPAVK
- a CDS encoding prepilin-type N-terminal cleavage/methylation domain-containing protein → MKIRNAKGFTLIELLIVVAIIGIIAAIAIPGLLRARMSGNEASAIGSMRAINSGQATYAASCAAGGFAQSLNDLLLPATAGTSTAAFISPDLDPINNPSAGGVGALANSAGKSGYDVGVQAAATATVDVTAAAATCNASAAAARSGYYALAVPQQLGSTGSRSFATDERGTVFQDITGGILPEPLAVAVPNITPVE
- a CDS encoding prepilin peptidase: MTPVAAAVLLGVLGLLVGSFLNVCIYRLPRDLSVAFPASHCPSCQRPLRWYHNVPVVSWIALGGRCGFCRERIHWRYPLVELLNAGLWAAHGLLFPWEPLLFVRLAFASALLVLFFTDLDCRILPNEVTVGGTVAGLIASALVFPPGFQSALIGVLLGGGVLWATGEAYERLRGVEGMGMGDVKMLAMIGAVLGWPLMLLTLVGSSIAGGLIGAILLAFKADARTTALPFGAFLAPAALAASLVGQPVLDWYLGFYR
- a CDS encoding ABC transporter permease: MGLVRAVALNTFREAVRDRVFYNLLLFAVLLVGASLVIGQLAAGQDVKIIKDLGLAASLLFGVGIAVFIGIQLVAREVERRSVHATLSKPVSRPTFLLGKYVGLLLTLGVNIVVMAVALFAVLAVYGALTPPGVQAIWTAPALDPRLLAALALIYVELAVVTAIALLFSTYSSALLSATFTSAIWVAGHFVGDLRAIEQVGASGATAWGAWLVSWVLPNLALFDIKAEVVHGMPVPAAQVLASVGYGIVYSAAMLSIAVAIFQRRDFK